A genomic stretch from Telmatocola sphagniphila includes:
- the ubiE gene encoding bifunctional demethylmenaquinone methyltransferase/2-methoxy-6-polyprenyl-1,4-benzoquinol methylase UbiE, which translates to MTQELLDKREERIRRMFGEIAPWYDFLNHFLSLNIDKRWRRKTTRRVPVKEGPLLDLCTGTGDLALTYRNSTVKPVHIVGTDLCAEMLVRAQVKAAKNRANIDFIEADSQHLPFPDNTFEVTTVSFGLRNITDPHQGLAEMVRVTKPGGKVAVLEFSKPRNRLLGGIYSFYFRRILPKIGQWLSKSRDNAYSYLPASVLQFPDGKDLVAWMEKAGLKSVTFEPLTFGVATLYIGQK; encoded by the coding sequence ATGACTCAAGAACTGTTGGATAAACGGGAAGAGCGGATTCGCCGGATGTTTGGTGAAATCGCTCCCTGGTACGATTTTCTCAATCATTTCCTCAGTCTGAACATCGATAAACGCTGGAGAAGGAAAACGACTCGCCGAGTTCCCGTGAAGGAAGGCCCGTTGTTGGATCTCTGCACGGGGACAGGGGATCTGGCTTTAACCTATCGCAACAGTACCGTAAAGCCTGTGCATATTGTCGGGACCGATCTCTGCGCCGAAATGCTGGTCCGGGCCCAGGTGAAAGCGGCGAAAAATCGGGCGAATATCGACTTTATCGAGGCCGATTCGCAGCATTTGCCTTTCCCGGATAACACATTTGAGGTGACAACGGTCTCCTTCGGTCTGCGGAACATTACCGATCCGCATCAAGGACTTGCCGAGATGGTTCGGGTGACGAAACCGGGTGGAAAGGTGGCCGTGTTGGAATTTTCCAAACCGAGGAATCGGTTGCTCGGGGGAATTTACAGTTTCTATTTTCGACGAATTCTTCCGAAGATTGGGCAGTGGTTGTCGAAAAGCCGGGATAATGCTTATTCTTATCTTCCTGCAAGTGTCCTTCAGTTTCCGGATGGTAAAGATCTGGTTGCCTGGATGGAAAAAGCGGGTTTGAAGTCGGTCACTTTTGAGCCGCTGACCTTCGGGGTGGCAACGCTCTACATCGGCCAAAAATAA